GGAACTTTCACATTGTCAAAAATCAATTCTCCTGTTGAAGAAGCGCGAAGCGACCATTTGTTATGGGTTTCTGGAGTAGAAAAACCATCCATTCCACGTTCTACAATTAAACCGTGAATTCTACCTTCTTCGTTTTTTGCCCAAACAATGGCAATGTCAGCAAACGGAGCATTTGAAATCCACATTTTGGCGCCATTTAATAGGTAATGGTCTCCCATATCTTTATAATTGGTAATCATACTGCCTGGATCAGAGCCGTAATTAGGTTCTGTTAAACCAAAACATCCCATCAATTCACCAGTGGCTAATTTTGGTAAATATTTAAGGCGTTGTTCTTCGCTTCCGTATTTCCAAATGGGATACATTACTAATGATGATTGTACTGATGAAGTGGAACGAACACCAGAATCGCCACGTTCTATTTCTTGCATAATTAATCCATATGAAATTTGGTCTAAACCAGCTCCTCCATATTCTTCCGGTATGTAAGGACCAAAACCGCCAATTTCTCCCAATCCTTTAATAATTTGTTTTGGGAATTCCGCTTTTTGAGCATATTCTTCTATAATTGGTGACACTTCGCGTTTTACCCAAGCGCGAGCAGAATCACGAACTAATTTGTGTTCTTCGGTCAATAAATCATCAAGGTTGTAGTAATCTGGAGCTTGAAATAAATCTGGTTTCATATTTTATGAATTTTATTGCGACAAATTTAAACAAAGAAATATAACAAAACTATTAACAAATGTTATATTTTTAAAAAAAAATATTAAAAATGATTCAATAGTAGTGTAAACGATTGCTAAATCTAATACTATTTTTGATGTTATGTGATCTGTTTTTCGAAAAAACTAGAAAGAGATATTTTTTTGGAGGAATTAAAAAATGGAAACTTTAAAAATCAAGTTACATTTTCAAATAAAAATCTTTTGTCAATTCGATGTATTCTGGAGTGTATTGATGGCGAGCTGTTTCAATAACGAGTTCGTCTGTAATGAAATCAGGAGTTTTATTTCGGCTAAAAGCCAAAAGACTGCGTTTGATTTCGGTTGTTGGAGTTCCTTTTACGCGGGTGATTTTAGTAGGGAATAATTCAAATTCTTTAGCAAGAGCTATAAATTTTTCTTCTTCTTTAAAAGGAATTATCACAGAGAAGATACCATTTTCTGAAAGTAATAAATCGGCAGCTTCAACCAAATCTTCAAAAGGCATTGCGTCTTGAAAACGCGCCAAATCGCGTTGTTCGTTATTCGATTTGTAATCTTCTTGATAAAATGGGGGATTGGAAACAATTAAATCATATTCATCTTCTGGTTCTTCTACAAATTCGTCCAGGCCTGCATGAAAACAAAACATACGATCGTTCCAAGGAGCATTTTCAAAATTATCTGTCGCTTGTTCGTAGGCTTCTTCGTCTATTTCTAAAGCATCAATTTGTTCTGCATGACTTCTTTGAGCAAGCATTAAGGCAATAATTCCTGTTCCTGTTCCAATGTCTAAAATGCGGAAAGGATTATTTTCTATTGGAGTCCAAGCACCTAATAAAACGCCATCTGTGCCAATTTTCATGGCGCATCTGTCTTGTTCTATGGAAAATTGTTTGAATTGGAATTTGGACATAACGATTTCAGATTTTTGAGGAACTGAACACTAAAAACTGTCTCTCGATTGTGCTCGAGATGACAACTGAACACTTTTTTAAAGGTACATTTCAATCAGTCCTTCTGGTAAATCCATAATGACTTTTTTGTTTTCACGGTCTATCTTTACTAAGAAATGATCAATCATTGGAATAAGGATTTCAACATCGTCTTTTAAGACTTCAAAAAGAGGTTGTGCGGTAGAATCATTAATAGATTGAATTGTTCCGACAATACCAAGACGTTTGTCTTCAACTTCAAAACCAATTACCTCGTGAAAATAAAATTTGTTACCAGTAAGTTTTGGCAACATTTTTAGAGGAAGGTATAAGTCGTTGCCAATTAGCGCATCAGCTTCTTCTTCATTATTTACATCTTCAAAACGAATTCTAAGAAAATCATTTTTGTGTAAAGAACTGTTTTCAATAAAAAAAGGAACCAAGTGTTTGTTGCATTCAACAAACACTGATTCCAAGTTTTCGTATAACTCAGGTTCATCCGTATCTAAATAGGCAAGAACTTCCCCTTTGAAACTAAATTTTTTAGCGATTTTACCTAAATAGAAACAATCTTCTTTACGCATTTTCGCTAATCAAATTATGCTTCAGTTGTTTCGTTATTTTCTTCTTCTGCAGCAGGAGTTTCTTCAGCTGAAGCCTCAACTTCTTCTGAAACTTCTTCTTCTACAGCTGGAGTTGCAGCAGCAATAGCATCAGCTTCAGCTTGTGCAGCAGCAGCTAAACGTTTTGCATTAACTTCTTGTTCTGCTTTGAAAGCTTTAGCTTTTACATCAGCTTGCGCTTTTGTTAAACCTTGTTTTTTAGCATCAACTTTTCCAGCTTTAGCTTCTAACCAAGCAGCTAATTTTGCGTCAGCTTGTTCTTGAGTTAAAGCTCCTTTACGAATACCTCCATCAAGGTGGTGTTTCAATAAAGCTCCTTTGTAAGAAAGAATTGCTTTAGCAGTATCAGTTGGTTGTGCACCATTGTGTAACCATTTAACTGCGCTATCAAGGTTTAATTCGATAGTTGCTGGGTTAGTGTTTGGATTGTAAGTACCGATTTTCTCTAAGTATTTACCATCTCTTTTTGAGCGTGCATCTGCAGCTACAACCCAGTAAAAAGGTTTTTGTTTTTTACCGTGTCTTTGTAATCTAATTTTTACTGACATAATCTTATGATTAAATTTTGAGGTACTCGACCTCCGTTAATTAAGGGTGCAAAGATACATTTTTTATTAATAAAAACTAATTCAATTTGTATTTTAATGATTGATACGGTTTTAGGTCGTAATTTACACTTTGATTTCAGTTTATTTGAGCAAATTGATATATTTTTGTGTAGGTATAACACTCCTTTTTTATGAAAAAAATATTTCAATATTTAGTAGTAGCATCTTTGTTTATCTCTTGTCAGGAAGATGTTAAATTTAATACGCCAGCTTTACAAGGCATGAAGGATGATGTTATATGGAGAGCTATTAACGCTAAAGCAACTCTCGATGCGAA
Above is a window of Flavobacterium sp. 123 DNA encoding:
- the rimM gene encoding ribosome maturation factor RimM (Essential for efficient processing of 16S rRNA), with product MRKEDCFYLGKIAKKFSFKGEVLAYLDTDEPELYENLESVFVECNKHLVPFFIENSSLHKNDFLRIRFEDVNNEEEADALIGNDLYLPLKMLPKLTGNKFYFHEVIGFEVEDKRLGIVGTIQSINDSTAQPLFEVLKDDVEILIPMIDHFLVKIDRENKKVIMDLPEGLIEMYL
- a CDS encoding acyl-CoA dehydrogenase family protein, whose protein sequence is MKPDLFQAPDYYNLDDLLTEEHKLVRDSARAWVKREVSPIIEEYAQKAEFPKQIIKGLGEIGGFGPYIPEEYGGAGLDQISYGLIMQEIERGDSGVRSTSSVQSSLVMYPIWKYGSEEQRLKYLPKLATGELMGCFGLTEPNYGSDPGSMITNYKDMGDHYLLNGAKMWISNAPFADIAIVWAKNEEGRIHGLIVERGMDGFSTPETHNKWSLRASSTGELIFDNVKVPKENLLPNKSGLGAPLGCLDSARYGIAWGAIGAAMDCYDTALRYAKERIQFDKPIAGTQLQQKKLAEMITEITKAQLLTWRLGVLRNEGRATTAQISMAKRNNVDMAIHIAREARQMLGGMGITGEYSIMRHMMNLESVITYEGTHDIHLLITGMDVTGISAFK
- a CDS encoding tRNA1(Val) (adenine(37)-N6)-methyltransferase, yielding MSKFQFKQFSIEQDRCAMKIGTDGVLLGAWTPIENNPFRILDIGTGTGIIALMLAQRSHAEQIDALEIDEEAYEQATDNFENAPWNDRMFCFHAGLDEFVEEPEDEYDLIVSNPPFYQEDYKSNNEQRDLARFQDAMPFEDLVEAADLLLSENGIFSVIIPFKEEEKFIALAKEFELFPTKITRVKGTPTTEIKRSLLAFSRNKTPDFITDELVIETARHQYTPEYIELTKDFYLKM
- a CDS encoding 30S ribosomal protein S16, which codes for MSVKIRLQRHGKKQKPFYWVVAADARSKRDGKYLEKIGTYNPNTNPATIELNLDSAVKWLHNGAQPTDTAKAILSYKGALLKHHLDGGIRKGALTQEQADAKLAAWLEAKAGKVDAKKQGLTKAQADVKAKAFKAEQEVNAKRLAAAAQAEADAIAAATPAVEEEVSEEVEASAEETPAAEEENNETTEA